One Gimesia aquarii DNA segment encodes these proteins:
- a CDS encoding DUF1501 domain-containing protein: protein MFSIDRMMRNCQGLSRRAFLQVGSLPLLGLSLPRLLEARATGSAKKDINCILLWTNGGMSNIDTFDMKPEAPVEFRGEFQQISSNIPEMPVCEHLPRMARVMDKVCLVKSIAHTMSGDHAAATHYMLTGYPQRPDPTGEPSGVVVFPSFGSVVGHEKGWKQAIPPNIVLGGKLLYSGAGYLGSAFDPLWIRADPNAKNFQIRDVSVAESLQKRMQRRQQMLKRLDTWQRQKELSGAVAEKGEFYRQAFDLITSSAAKKAFKLDEEPAKLRDRYGRTRGGQGALLARRLIESGVRFVTVNLDGWDTHDKNFIELKSPLLPTLDQAWSALLEDLETRGLLDSTLVICAGEFGRTPKVNGAAGRDHYAPCNVVGLSGAGTAMGSVIGRTNSRCEHVVGQTNDTLDYAATIFRILGIDGSKEYHTEDGRPVFLNNGGKPIKGVIA, encoded by the coding sequence ATGTTTTCAATCGATCGAATGATGCGAAATTGCCAAGGGCTTTCACGCCGCGCGTTTTTGCAGGTTGGTAGCTTACCACTATTGGGCCTGTCACTTCCTCGATTACTCGAAGCCCGCGCCACAGGGAGTGCCAAGAAGGACATCAATTGTATCCTGCTATGGACGAATGGCGGGATGAGCAATATTGACACGTTCGATATGAAACCCGAAGCGCCGGTTGAGTTTCGGGGTGAGTTCCAACAGATTAGTAGTAATATTCCAGAGATGCCCGTTTGTGAGCATCTCCCACGCATGGCACGTGTGATGGACAAGGTTTGCTTAGTGAAATCAATTGCTCACACGATGAGCGGTGATCATGCCGCGGCTACCCATTATATGCTCACGGGGTATCCCCAAAGACCGGACCCCACTGGTGAACCATCGGGTGTAGTCGTTTTTCCGTCGTTTGGCTCCGTGGTGGGACATGAAAAAGGCTGGAAACAGGCAATTCCTCCCAACATTGTTTTAGGAGGTAAGTTACTTTATTCAGGGGCAGGCTATCTTGGTTCTGCATTTGATCCACTATGGATTCGTGCTGATCCCAATGCTAAAAACTTTCAGATTCGGGATGTTAGTGTGGCTGAATCCTTGCAAAAACGCATGCAGCGTCGTCAGCAAATGTTAAAACGGCTTGATACCTGGCAGCGACAGAAAGAACTTTCAGGAGCAGTTGCTGAAAAGGGAGAATTCTATCGCCAGGCATTTGACCTCATCACTTCGTCTGCAGCCAAAAAAGCATTTAAATTAGATGAGGAACCTGCAAAATTGCGCGATCGTTATGGCAGAACGCGCGGTGGGCAAGGGGCGCTACTAGCTCGACGGCTTATCGAATCGGGCGTCCGCTTTGTTACCGTTAACTTGGATGGCTGGGATACGCATGACAAGAACTTTATTGAGCTTAAGTCGCCTCTGTTGCCGACCCTCGACCAGGCGTGGTCGGCTTTACTGGAAGATCTGGAAACACGCGGTTTACTTGATTCCACATTGGTGATCTGCGCGGGTGAATTTGGACGGACTCCGAAAGTCAACGGGGCCGCAGGCCGCGATCATTATGCTCCCTGCAACGTCGTCGGTTTGAGTGGGGCAGGTACTGCCATGGGTTCGGTTATAGGCCGTACAAACTCTCGCTGTGAACATGTTGTGGGACAAACC
- a CDS encoding DUF1549 and DUF1553 domain-containing protein has product MDRINSLFCFSTALNYRSNYRNLGSIQWHSIFSWLLLLSFASWGSIAVGAEKIETVKKEGQQTLSFSRDVVPVLTKAGCNAGACHGSFQGRGGMSLSLLGYDTVADFEALFQAGRGRRVTPTAADRSLLLRKATGSVPHGGGALIKKDSESFQVLGEYIKQGMSPAKSDDPRVIKLTVEPASLVLAPGQSRSLKVVADWEDGVHRDITRWALFDSQDSQIVEVSSSGQIAAVRSGKSPVTVRFLGQVASVDVTVPYNPAKAITGFTPSNYVDQLVLAEWQRMGVSPAPTATDSEFLRRVYLDLIGSLPQPDEVRTFIESTDKNKRKKIIDALLERPEYVDYWSLKWSDLLRVHRRYVGDKGLETFRGWIRRSIRENRPLDEMARELIVAQGDLFSNGPVGFYFIDQKPEELAETTAQVFLGIRMQCARCHHHPLEVWGQEDYYGLAAFFTHMQFKDAGKIGVRFGGPKSLRPTIKANTKRKLEKPSEARVLGGPVVSDQDLPDIRQPLADWIVSPKNPYFARSFVNRYWAWLTGRGIVEPVDDMRATNPPSNPALMNALTEDFIAHQFDVKHLLRTICNSRVYQLASDLKPERDKSGRLFTHRVPRRMQAEVLLDAVNQFAGTTERFNGQPPGTRAIALPDPQISSYFLMAFGRPLRNSACECARGSKPDLAQALHLVNGYAMNSKALSNDGRLGQLLKENKSDAEILDELYLASLSRKPTADEFKAVRELLAEAPSRKEGWQDLVWTIINLSEFVFNH; this is encoded by the coding sequence GTGGATAGGATTAATTCACTTTTTTGCTTTTCTACAGCTTTGAATTATCGATCTAATTATCGGAACTTGGGCTCAATTCAATGGCACTCCATTTTCAGCTGGTTGCTATTACTTTCTTTTGCATCATGGGGCTCGATTGCAGTTGGTGCAGAAAAAATAGAAACAGTAAAGAAGGAAGGCCAGCAAACTTTAAGTTTTAGCCGCGACGTTGTACCGGTTTTAACAAAGGCTGGTTGCAATGCCGGTGCCTGTCATGGTTCGTTTCAGGGGCGCGGCGGAATGTCGTTGTCTCTGCTTGGCTACGATACAGTGGCCGATTTTGAAGCCTTGTTTCAAGCGGGGCGCGGACGGCGAGTCACACCCACAGCCGCTGATCGAAGTCTTCTTCTTCGTAAAGCTACAGGCAGTGTCCCGCATGGTGGTGGAGCACTCATCAAAAAAGATTCCGAGAGTTTTCAAGTCCTGGGTGAATACATCAAGCAAGGGATGTCACCAGCGAAATCCGATGATCCACGAGTTATCAAATTGACGGTGGAACCTGCCTCCCTGGTTCTGGCGCCTGGGCAAAGTCGTTCCCTCAAAGTAGTGGCAGATTGGGAGGACGGTGTCCATCGCGATATCACCCGTTGGGCTTTATTTGACAGTCAAGATTCACAAATTGTTGAGGTGTCTTCATCGGGCCAGATTGCAGCTGTTCGAAGCGGAAAATCTCCGGTTACGGTCCGTTTTCTAGGTCAAGTGGCCTCAGTGGACGTAACAGTTCCGTACAATCCGGCAAAAGCGATTACTGGTTTCACTCCCTCGAATTATGTTGATCAGTTGGTATTGGCCGAATGGCAAAGAATGGGAGTTTCCCCCGCACCTACTGCGACCGATAGCGAATTTTTACGCCGGGTTTATCTCGATCTGATCGGTTCACTACCACAGCCTGACGAAGTTCGAACGTTCATTGAGTCTACAGATAAGAATAAACGGAAAAAAATAATCGACGCTTTACTCGAACGACCGGAGTACGTCGATTATTGGTCGTTGAAGTGGAGTGATCTGCTTCGTGTACATCGTCGTTATGTGGGCGATAAAGGGCTGGAAACATTTCGTGGTTGGATTCGTCGTTCAATACGTGAGAATCGTCCTCTCGACGAGATGGCACGAGAGCTCATTGTTGCCCAGGGCGATCTATTTTCCAACGGTCCGGTCGGGTTTTACTTCATCGATCAGAAGCCGGAAGAACTTGCAGAAACCACAGCACAGGTCTTTCTAGGAATTCGTATGCAATGTGCGCGATGCCATCATCATCCGTTAGAAGTCTGGGGCCAGGAAGATTACTACGGATTGGCGGCGTTTTTCACGCATATGCAATTCAAGGACGCAGGGAAAATCGGTGTAAGGTTTGGAGGCCCGAAAAGTCTGCGCCCAACGATCAAGGCGAATACAAAACGAAAATTAGAAAAACCGTCTGAGGCTCGCGTGCTGGGAGGACCAGTGGTTTCTGATCAGGACTTGCCTGATATTCGTCAACCACTGGCTGACTGGATCGTCTCACCAAAAAATCCGTACTTTGCACGTAGTTTTGTGAATCGTTATTGGGCCTGGCTGACGGGACGGGGAATTGTTGAGCCGGTCGATGACATGCGGGCCACGAACCCACCTTCGAATCCGGCACTGATGAACGCGCTGACTGAAGATTTCATCGCCCACCAGTTCGATGTGAAACATTTGCTGCGCACCATCTGTAACTCGCGCGTGTATCAATTAGCTTCGGATTTGAAGCCAGAACGGGACAAATCGGGCCGATTATTCACTCATCGTGTACCACGGAGAATGCAGGCGGAGGTATTGCTTGATGCGGTTAACCAGTTTGCCGGGACAACCGAAAGATTCAACGGTCAGCCACCGGGCACACGGGCCATCGCGCTTCCGGATCCTCAGATTTCCTCTTACTTCCTGATGGCCTTCGGTCGCCCTTTAAGAAACAGTGCCTGTGAATGTGCCCGCGGCTCAAAGCCTGATTTGGCCCAGGCACTGCATCTGGTCAACGGTTATGCGATGAACTCAAAGGCTCTCAGTAACGATGGTCGGCTCGGACAGTTACTCAAAGAGAATAAGAGTGATGCAGAGATTCTTGATGAACTGTATTTAGCGTCGCTCTCTCGAAAGCCCACCGCTGATGAGTTCAAGGCAGTTCGCGAACTATTGGCCGAAGCGCCGTCTCGTAAAGAGGGCTGGCAGGATTTGGTGTGGACAATAATCAATTTGTCGGAATTCGTTTTCAATCATTGA
- the gabT gene encoding 4-aminobutyrate--2-oxoglutarate transaminase has translation MNQNEQLQQRKLATFAQGQGNAHSIFIQRAENAELWDVEGRRYIDFGAGIAVVNTGHCHPKVKTAVAEQLEHFSHTCVMVTPYESAVALAEKLNEAAPISTECRTIFVTSGAEAVENSIKIARAHTGRRGVIAFQSGFHGRTNMTMGLTGKITPYKKSFGPFPAEIYHVPFPMEYHGVSVEDANRAIETLFKVDIAPEDVAALIIEPVLGEGGFYPAPDHFLSTLRKTCDQHGIVFIADEIQTGFGRTGKMFCMQHSGVEPDLITQAKGIAGGIPIAAVTGKASIMNSPHQGGLGGTYGGSPLGCAAGLAVLEVIAEEQLIERANEIGQRFMSHLSKIQQQFPDHVGHIRNRGAMIAMELVKSGDPNQPDAPLTKSLVTAAADQGLILLSCGMHGNVIRFLPPLTIPMELIDEGMAIVADCIASLSAQD, from the coding sequence ATGAACCAAAACGAGCAACTCCAACAACGCAAGCTGGCTACCTTCGCTCAGGGTCAAGGCAACGCTCATAGCATCTTTATCCAGCGTGCTGAAAACGCTGAGCTCTGGGATGTTGAGGGCCGTCGCTATATTGATTTTGGTGCTGGCATTGCCGTGGTCAATACTGGTCACTGTCACCCCAAAGTAAAAACTGCAGTAGCCGAACAGTTGGAACACTTCAGCCATACCTGCGTGATGGTCACTCCCTATGAATCTGCTGTAGCACTGGCGGAAAAACTGAATGAGGCCGCTCCAATTTCCACCGAGTGCCGAACGATTTTTGTCACCAGTGGTGCGGAAGCTGTAGAGAATAGCATCAAGATTGCCCGTGCGCATACAGGTAGACGTGGAGTGATCGCTTTTCAAAGCGGTTTCCATGGTCGTACCAACATGACCATGGGTCTGACTGGCAAGATCACTCCTTACAAAAAATCATTCGGTCCCTTCCCGGCTGAAATCTATCATGTCCCCTTCCCGATGGAATATCATGGAGTCTCCGTTGAAGATGCCAACCGTGCTATCGAAACTCTATTCAAGGTGGATATCGCCCCCGAAGACGTTGCTGCTCTGATTATTGAACCGGTCCTGGGTGAGGGAGGTTTCTACCCGGCCCCCGACCACTTCCTCAGCACATTACGTAAAACCTGCGATCAACATGGCATTGTCTTCATCGCAGATGAAATCCAGACCGGTTTTGGCCGCACAGGTAAAATGTTTTGTATGCAGCATTCCGGTGTCGAACCGGACTTGATCACTCAGGCCAAAGGGATTGCCGGTGGTATTCCCATCGCCGCGGTAACTGGAAAAGCATCCATCATGAATTCCCCACATCAGGGCGGACTGGGTGGCACATATGGCGGCTCGCCTTTGGGTTGTGCAGCCGGTCTGGCGGTCCTGGAAGTGATTGCCGAAGAGCAACTGATTGAACGAGCCAACGAAATCGGTCAGCGTTTTATGTCTCACTTGAGCAAGATTCAGCAACAGTTTCCTGACCACGTGGGACACATCCGCAACCGCGGTGCCATGATTGCCATGGAGTTGGTCAAATCAGGTGATCCGAATCAACCAGACGCCCCATTGACCAAGTCCCTGGTTACTGCTGCTGCAGACCAGGGACTAATCCTGCTCTCCTGTGGTATGCATGGGAATGTCATCCGCTTTTTGCCACCGTTAACCATTCCGATGGAATTGATCGACGAAGGGATGGCAATTGTCGCCGATTGCATTGCCTCGTTATCAGCCCAGGATTGA
- a CDS encoding Tm-1-like ATP-binding domain-containing protein, with amino-acid sequence MRKTIYAMATMDTKGEELCFVADCIRRAGFDVVLVDLSTRNNSSHADIAARTIAQEHPNGSEKVLGQTDRGQAVTAMSEALRNWLPNEAREKKVLGVIALGGSGGTAIVAPALQALPIGLPKLIVSTVASGNTQPYVGYSDITMMYSVVDVAGLNSVSRCVLSNAAHAIAGMAGHSSDFPEKKPAIGMTMFGVTTPCVDMVRDLLETKGFDPLVFHATGTGGQAMEKLVSDGLIGGVLDVTTTEVADEVVGGIMPGGPHRFDAIIKSRIPYVMSLGALDMVNFGARDTVPERFAGRHFLIHNPQVTLMRTTTDENREFAKWIAEKVNQSTAPLEILIPEQGLSMLDAKGEAFYDPTADQSLFETLEQEVEQTDIRRITRHPCHINDSAFADALVAAFERVSGSQC; translated from the coding sequence ATGCGAAAAACAATCTATGCGATGGCTACGATGGATACCAAAGGTGAAGAACTCTGTTTTGTGGCCGACTGTATTCGCCGGGCAGGTTTCGACGTAGTACTGGTTGATTTGAGTACCCGAAATAACTCGAGCCACGCAGATATCGCGGCGCGCACAATCGCTCAGGAACACCCAAATGGATCTGAGAAAGTGCTAGGGCAAACCGACCGTGGCCAAGCAGTAACTGCGATGTCGGAAGCGTTGCGAAATTGGTTACCTAACGAAGCCAGAGAAAAAAAAGTTCTGGGAGTCATCGCACTCGGCGGGAGCGGTGGGACGGCAATCGTGGCTCCTGCTTTGCAGGCACTGCCTATCGGACTACCCAAGCTGATTGTTTCGACCGTCGCCAGTGGAAACACACAGCCTTATGTAGGATATAGTGATATTACGATGATGTATTCGGTGGTTGACGTGGCGGGACTGAACTCAGTATCGAGGTGCGTGTTGAGTAACGCTGCCCACGCAATCGCGGGTATGGCTGGCCACTCCTCTGACTTCCCTGAAAAGAAACCTGCTATTGGCATGACGATGTTTGGCGTTACGACGCCATGTGTGGACATGGTTCGCGATTTACTGGAAACTAAAGGGTTTGATCCTCTCGTCTTTCATGCGACTGGCACCGGGGGTCAAGCCATGGAAAAACTCGTTTCAGATGGATTGATTGGAGGAGTCCTGGATGTCACTACGACTGAAGTGGCGGACGAAGTCGTGGGAGGAATCATGCCCGGTGGTCCACATCGTTTCGATGCAATCATCAAAAGCAGAATCCCATATGTGATGAGCCTGGGTGCACTCGACATGGTCAATTTCGGTGCTCGTGATACCGTTCCGGAACGATTTGCCGGTCGCCACTTTCTTATCCATAATCCGCAGGTAACACTGATGCGCACAACCACTGACGAAAACCGTGAATTTGCAAAATGGATTGCCGAGAAAGTCAACCAATCGACGGCTCCATTAGAAATCCTGATTCCCGAGCAGGGCCTCTCGATGCTCGACGCCAAAGGGGAAGCATTTTATGATCCCACAGCCGACCAGAGTCTGTTTGAGACATTAGAACAGGAAGTTGAGCAGACAGACATTCGACGCATCACCCGTCACCCCTGCCACATTAATGACTCAGCGTTTGCAGACGCGCTCGTGGCGGCATTTGAACGTGTAAGTGGAAGCCAATGTTAA
- a CDS encoding phosphoenolpyruvate hydrolase family protein: MTESRETILKRLREKVSQGKPIIGGGAGTGLSAKCEEAGGIDLIVIYNSGRYRMAGRGSLSGLMPYGNANEIVKELGREVLPIVNQTPVLAGVCGTDPFMLRELFLKELQAMGFAGIQNFPTVGLIDGQFRANLEETGMSFDLEIDCIRAAHDLNMLTTPYAFDAEQARQLAAAGADIVVTHMGLTSGGTIGAETGKTLDDSVTAIRNMVDAAKSQREDVLLLCHGGPIAMPEDAQYIFDRVAGIDGFYGASSMERLPTEVAMTDQVRQFGDLRLSKA; this comes from the coding sequence ATGACAGAATCCAGAGAGACGATCCTGAAACGACTGCGAGAAAAAGTTTCTCAAGGCAAACCCATCATCGGGGGCGGCGCAGGGACTGGCTTGAGCGCCAAATGTGAAGAGGCCGGCGGTATTGACCTGATCGTGATTTACAATTCGGGGCGCTACCGTATGGCCGGACGGGGCTCTCTCTCGGGACTGATGCCCTACGGTAATGCGAATGAGATTGTTAAAGAGTTGGGACGTGAGGTACTTCCCATTGTCAATCAAACTCCTGTGCTGGCAGGAGTCTGCGGAACGGATCCATTTATGCTTCGCGAACTGTTTCTCAAGGAACTTCAGGCAATGGGCTTTGCAGGTATTCAGAATTTTCCGACCGTTGGCCTGATCGACGGACAATTTCGAGCCAATCTGGAAGAGACCGGAATGAGTTTTGATCTGGAAATCGATTGCATCCGCGCAGCCCACGATCTCAACATGCTCACTACCCCCTATGCCTTCGATGCCGAACAGGCACGGCAACTTGCTGCTGCTGGAGCTGACATTGTGGTGACTCACATGGGGTTGACCAGTGGCGGAACGATCGGTGCGGAAACGGGTAAGACGCTGGACGATTCGGTTACGGCTATCCGCAATATGGTTGACGCAGCCAAGAGCCAAAGGGAAGACGTGCTGCTGCTCTGTCATGGCGGACCCATTGCGATGCCTGAGGACGCTCAATACATTTTCGATCGCGTCGCTGGTATCGATGGTTTCTACGGGGCCAGTTCGATGGAACGTCTGCCTACGGAAGTAGCGATGACAGACCAGGTACGCCAGTTTGGAGATCTACGATTGTCAAAGGCTTAG
- a CDS encoding EthD family reductase, translating to MYRLTVLYGHPENPAEFDRYYHEVHIPLAKKMKGLKGWTIGKCISAEADSAPPYYLIVSLYAESAAAMQAILDSPEGKETVADVPNFATGGVTFLYDEEEVLIPFSLEASDV from the coding sequence ATGTATCGTTTAACTGTACTCTATGGGCATCCGGAAAATCCTGCCGAATTTGATCGCTATTACCACGAGGTCCATATTCCGCTCGCGAAAAAGATGAAAGGACTCAAAGGGTGGACGATTGGAAAATGTATCTCCGCCGAAGCAGACAGCGCTCCCCCCTATTATCTCATTGTTAGTCTATATGCCGAATCCGCAGCCGCGATGCAGGCCATTCTCGATAGCCCGGAAGGAAAGGAAACTGTCGCGGATGTTCCCAATTTCGCGACAGGTGGTGTTACGTTTTTATACGACGAAGAAGAAGTACTCATCCCTTTCAGCTTAGAAGCATCAGACGTTTGA
- a CDS encoding sulfatase family protein produces the protein MMTLSKQFRSELILYMVLILFFLVSKAVAGERPNIVYILADDLGYGDVSCYNPASKIQTPHIDRLAAEGMKFTDAHTPSAVCTPTRYGILTGRYCWRTRLKYRVLDGFDPPLIEEDQTTVPSLLKQAGYDTACVGKWHLGMQWTDQNGQPVPAVPIDRRQRPRVGDDVDFTQPVIGGPLANGFDFYFGISASLNMSPFCYLENDRPVIIPTIPSERIQTEFLSVDQGMRSPDFTISGVMPTLTGQAVRYIEQHSKASPKRPFFLYFPLTAPHLPLVPNDEFRGKSEAGEYGDFVLEVDATVGAIMEALKRAGVAENTLIIFTSDNGGLYHWWTPQEADDLKNYRLSHRAKYVKERGHQGNAHLRGTKADIWEGGHRVPFIVRWPKHTPAGSTNDELVELTDLLATCAAITDTKLPAEAGADSINILPALLGKKSNKPLREYAVHHSLWGHFAIRQGPWKMIPKRGSGGFTRPREITPANEEPAGQLYHLTDDPSETKNVWNEHPEIVQRLSLLLEKIQKQDQ, from the coding sequence ATGATGACATTGAGTAAACAATTCCGTTCTGAATTAATTCTGTACATGGTCCTCATTTTATTCTTTCTGGTATCCAAGGCGGTAGCAGGCGAACGCCCCAATATCGTTTATATTCTCGCCGATGATCTCGGTTATGGGGACGTGAGTTGCTACAACCCTGCATCAAAAATTCAAACCCCACATATTGATCGACTGGCTGCCGAGGGTATGAAATTTACCGATGCACATACCCCTTCCGCTGTCTGCACTCCTACTCGTTACGGAATATTAACGGGACGTTACTGCTGGCGAACCCGTTTGAAGTATCGTGTGTTAGATGGATTTGATCCGCCTTTGATTGAAGAAGACCAGACTACCGTACCCTCTTTACTCAAGCAGGCCGGTTACGATACGGCTTGTGTGGGTAAATGGCACTTGGGCATGCAGTGGACTGACCAAAACGGTCAGCCCGTACCCGCTGTTCCCATCGATCGTCGGCAACGTCCCCGTGTAGGTGATGATGTGGATTTCACTCAGCCTGTAATCGGTGGACCTTTGGCAAACGGGTTTGATTTTTATTTTGGCATCTCGGCTTCGCTGAATATGTCTCCCTTTTGCTATCTTGAAAATGATCGACCCGTGATCATACCCACGATTCCATCGGAACGAATTCAAACTGAATTTCTCTCTGTCGATCAAGGCATGCGTTCCCCTGATTTTACCATTTCCGGTGTCATGCCCACATTAACCGGTCAGGCAGTGCGTTATATCGAACAACATTCTAAAGCATCTCCCAAGCGACCATTCTTTCTCTATTTTCCTTTGACAGCGCCCCATCTACCTCTGGTTCCCAACGACGAATTCCGAGGTAAAAGTGAGGCCGGCGAGTATGGTGATTTTGTTCTCGAAGTGGATGCCACCGTTGGTGCGATTATGGAGGCGTTAAAACGAGCCGGTGTGGCTGAGAACACACTAATTATTTTTACTTCTGATAATGGCGGTCTGTATCACTGGTGGACTCCGCAAGAAGCTGATGATCTCAAGAATTATCGACTCTCGCATCGCGCAAAGTATGTGAAAGAACGCGGCCATCAAGGCAATGCGCACCTGCGAGGTACCAAAGCAGATATCTGGGAAGGTGGCCACCGGGTACCATTCATCGTTCGCTGGCCCAAGCATACTCCCGCAGGTTCGACGAACGATGAACTTGTTGAGTTAACCGATCTTCTGGCAACTTGCGCGGCGATTACAGACACGAAGCTGCCAGCCGAAGCCGGCGCAGACAGTATCAATATCCTGCCAGCGCTACTCGGGAAAAAAAGCAACAAACCATTGCGAGAGTATGCAGTGCACCATTCGTTATGGGGACACTTTGCGATTCGACAGGGCCCCTGGAAGATGATCCCGAAGCGTGGCTCAGGTGGCTTCACCCGCCCCCGTGAAATTACACCAGCAAACGAAGAACCTGCGGGACAACTCTATCACCTGACAGACGACCCATCAGAAACCAAAAACGTCTGGAATGAGCATCCCGAAATCGTCCAGCGCCTTTCACTGTTACTGGAGAAAATTCAGAAGCAAGATCAGTGA
- a CDS encoding DUF1501 domain-containing protein: MQRRQFLVASGLGFAGMRFGTPTSAAPRKKISPSRKPAKSTILFFLCGGASHLDLWDLKPNAPSDYRGPFQPIETSAPGVRLSEHLPMLAKQAHHLALVNSVGATVNTNDHHAGYYHNLTGHIPDQSFVTKGNNRTPQPDDWPYMGSVVASRRPSHPNLPNAISLPHMPSRAPYTRPGQFAARLGVEHDPMYIHGSNEEPLKLRGPAMSLEGEITVDRLTERMSLLKQLDSARRQFDEFANIAAMNQNQKRALSLLLSSQSTSAFDLEQETPAMLERYGKTINGMSLLAARRLVEAEVPFITVFWKGDLNRLGKKCKSAGSWDTHGNNFKCLKEDLLPEFDRAYSALIEDLADRGLLDETLVLVTSEMGRKPKIGDPRSGGTSGAGRDHWTHCLTDVLAGGGIQGGQTFGASDRYGEFPLKSPVTPGDITHTVYHAMGIHDLMAYDKLDRPYHLLENSKPLTALF, from the coding sequence ATGCAACGGCGGCAATTTCTGGTGGCATCGGGACTCGGCTTTGCTGGTATGCGCTTCGGAACGCCGACTTCCGCAGCTCCCCGGAAGAAAATTTCTCCTTCGCGCAAGCCTGCAAAATCAACCATTCTATTCTTTTTGTGTGGTGGTGCGTCTCATCTCGATCTGTGGGATCTGAAACCAAACGCGCCCTCGGACTATCGCGGTCCCTTTCAACCGATTGAAACGTCTGCCCCGGGAGTCCGGCTCTCTGAGCATCTGCCAATGCTGGCTAAACAAGCGCATCATCTGGCACTCGTCAATTCGGTTGGTGCTACGGTTAACACCAATGATCATCACGCCGGGTATTATCACAATCTGACCGGGCATATTCCGGATCAGTCATTCGTCACCAAAGGAAACAATCGCACTCCGCAACCGGATGACTGGCCTTATATGGGTTCGGTTGTTGCCTCACGTCGTCCAAGCCATCCGAATCTGCCCAATGCAATCTCTCTACCACACATGCCAAGCCGCGCACCTTATACGCGACCAGGACAGTTTGCAGCGCGATTGGGGGTTGAACACGATCCAATGTACATTCACGGAAGTAACGAGGAGCCTCTCAAACTTCGTGGACCGGCCATGTCTCTTGAAGGGGAAATCACCGTTGATCGACTGACCGAACGGATGTCACTTCTGAAACAACTTGATTCTGCCCGACGACAGTTTGATGAGTTTGCCAATATCGCGGCAATGAATCAAAATCAGAAGCGTGCTTTGTCGTTACTCCTTTCTTCGCAATCAACGTCCGCATTCGATCTGGAACAAGAAACGCCAGCCATGTTGGAGCGTTACGGTAAAACCATCAACGGTATGAGCCTGCTGGCTGCGCGCCGTCTAGTCGAAGCCGAGGTCCCCTTCATCACAGTCTTTTGGAAAGGTGACCTGAATCGACTTGGCAAGAAATGCAAAAGTGCCGGAAGTTGGGATACGCATGGTAACAATTTTAAATGCCTCAAAGAAGATCTGCTTCCCGAATTCGACCGAGCTTATTCCGCCTTAATTGAAGATCTGGCAGACCGTGGCCTGCTAGATGAAACTTTAGTTCTGGTAACCAGTGAAATGGGTCGCAAGCCAAAAATTGGTGATCCTCGCTCCGGTGGAACTTCAGGAGCCGGCCGCGATCACTGGACACACTGCCTGACTGACGTACTCGCCGGCGGCGGAATCCAGGGAGGCCAGACATTTGGTGCCAGCGACCGCTATGGCGAATTTCCTCTCAAGAGTCCAGTCACACCGGGGGACATTACTCATACAGTCTATCACGCTATGGGCATTCATGATTTGATGGCCTATGACAAGTTAGACCGCCCGTATCATCTACTCGAGAATTCAAAACCTCTAACTGCATTGTTCTAA
- a CDS encoding YciI family protein, with amino-acid sequence MAKFMFLQRGNCDNPPKMTPEQMEAQMKSCMEWMQSGKDEGWLLDPGAPLSGSSAVVKSDMTVLDGPFAESKELVGGYTIVEAPDLAAACELAKRTIKMAGAGKIEVREIANVGQ; translated from the coding sequence ATGGCCAAATTTATGTTCTTACAGCGTGGTAATTGTGATAATCCACCAAAGATGACTCCCGAACAAATGGAAGCACAAATGAAATCCTGTATGGAATGGATGCAGAGTGGAAAGGATGAAGGGTGGTTGCTGGACCCGGGTGCTCCACTTAGTGGTAGTAGTGCAGTCGTCAAGTCTGATATGACAGTCCTTGATGGTCCCTTTGCTGAATCGAAGGAACTTGTTGGCGGATACACTATCGTTGAAGCGCCCGATTTGGCAGCTGCATGTGAACTGGCTAAACGGACGATTAAAATGGCAGGTGCTGGAAAGATCGAAGTTCGTGAAATTGCGAATGTCGGCCAGTAA